A window of Haliscomenobacter hydrossis DSM 1100 contains these coding sequences:
- the hisB gene encoding bifunctional histidinol-phosphatase/imidazoleglycerol-phosphate dehydratase HisB — MKKVLFIDRDGTLVLEPADYQVDALEKVEFYPLVFQYLSKIAQELDYELVMVTNQDGLGTDAYPEHTFWPAHNAIIKAFRNEGITFVEEIIDRTFPHENKPTRKPGTALLTHFMNGEYDLGNSFVIGDRITDVQLAKNLGAKAIWMVTDPNLGADEISNDARHLQDVIALSSTDWSEIYRFLKTGQRRGQVHRVTRETDVFVRLELDGQGRYNNQTGLGFFDHMLDQLAKHSGANLEIRVKGDLHIDEHHTVEDTAIALGEAFRQAVGDKMGMERYGSCILPMDDCLATAAIDFSGRPWLVWNATYRREKVGQVPTEMFYHFFKSFSDSALCNLNIKAEGENEHHKIEATFKAVAKAIKMAVKRDINSKELPSTKGIL, encoded by the coding sequence ATGAAAAAAGTACTGTTTATCGACCGGGATGGTACCCTGGTGCTAGAACCAGCAGATTATCAGGTAGATGCATTGGAAAAAGTGGAGTTTTACCCACTCGTTTTTCAGTACCTGTCCAAAATTGCTCAAGAGCTGGACTACGAATTGGTGATGGTGACCAACCAGGATGGTTTGGGAACGGACGCTTATCCTGAGCATACCTTTTGGCCCGCCCACAATGCCATCATCAAAGCGTTTCGCAATGAAGGCATCACTTTTGTGGAGGAGATCATCGATCGCACTTTTCCCCACGAGAACAAACCGACCCGCAAACCAGGCACGGCCTTGTTGACCCATTTTATGAATGGGGAATACGATCTGGGCAATTCCTTTGTCATTGGCGACCGCATCACCGATGTCCAATTGGCCAAAAACCTGGGTGCAAAAGCCATCTGGATGGTGACCGACCCCAATCTTGGCGCAGATGAAATCAGCAACGATGCCCGCCATTTGCAAGACGTCATTGCCCTTTCTTCTACGGATTGGAGTGAAATTTATCGCTTCCTCAAAACTGGGCAGCGCCGGGGGCAAGTACACCGCGTCACCAGAGAAACTGACGTTTTTGTGCGCCTGGAACTGGACGGACAAGGCCGCTACAACAACCAAACCGGGCTTGGTTTTTTTGACCACATGCTGGATCAACTGGCCAAACACAGCGGCGCCAACCTGGAAATACGGGTCAAAGGCGACTTGCACATCGACGAGCACCATACCGTTGAAGATACCGCCATTGCCCTGGGCGAGGCTTTCCGCCAAGCCGTGGGCGACAAGATGGGCATGGAGCGGTACGGCTCCTGCATTCTGCCCATGGACGATTGCTTGGCCACAGCAGCCATCGATTTCAGCGGCCGGCCCTGGCTGGTCTGGAATGCTACTTACCGCCGCGAAAAAGTAGGACAGGTGCCCACCGAAATGTTTTACCACTTCTTCAAGTCGTTCAGCGATTCCGCCCTCTGTAACCTGAACATCAAGGCGGAAGGCGAAAACGAACACCACAAGATCGAAGCTACCTTCAAAGCCGTTGCCAAAGCCATCAAGATGGCCGTGAAACGGGACATCAATAGCAAAGAACTACCCTCGACTAAAGGGATACTCTAG
- the hisH gene encoding imidazole glycerol phosphate synthase subunit HisH: MIAVIDYNAGNVQSVLFALERLGVNAVLTGDHAQIRAADKVIFPGVGEASTTMYFLRERGLDVVIKSLTQPTLGICVGMQLLCAHSEENDTPCLGVIPQQVKRFIPVKGEKVPHMGWNSLSRCEDKLFTPELNGEYVYYVHSYYVEEGPYTSALSEYTLPFSAGLHKDNFYATQFHVEKSGKVGETILRNFLSL; the protein is encoded by the coding sequence ATGATAGCCGTAATCGACTACAACGCTGGCAATGTCCAATCCGTCCTCTTCGCGCTGGAGCGCCTGGGGGTCAACGCCGTGCTCACTGGCGATCACGCGCAGATTCGCGCCGCCGACAAAGTCATCTTCCCTGGTGTCGGTGAAGCCAGCACCACCATGTACTTTTTGCGGGAACGGGGTCTGGATGTGGTCATCAAAAGCCTCACCCAGCCTACCCTCGGCATCTGTGTAGGCATGCAATTGCTGTGTGCCCATTCGGAAGAAAACGATACCCCTTGCTTGGGGGTCATTCCACAACAAGTCAAAAGATTCATTCCGGTCAAGGGGGAAAAAGTGCCCCATATGGGCTGGAATTCCTTGTCGCGTTGTGAAGACAAACTATTTACCCCCGAACTGAATGGCGAGTACGTGTATTATGTACACAGCTACTACGTAGAGGAGGGGCCATATACCAGTGCATTAAGTGAATATACCCTGCCTTTTAGTGCGGGGCTACACAAGGATAATTTTTACGCTACCCAGTTTCACGTAGAAAAATCGGGAAAAGTGGGGGAAACGATCCTCCGCAATTTCCTTAGTTTATAG
- the hisA gene encoding 1-(5-phosphoribosyl)-5-[(5-phosphoribosylamino)methylideneamino]imidazole-4-carboxamide isomerase: MLIIPAIDIIDGKCVRLTQGDYAQKTVYNEDPLEVAKQFEDAGLHRLHLVDLDGAKAKRIINHRVLERIASATSLVIDFGGGLKSHDDLRIAFESGAQQVTGGTVAVKEPELFMDWLKVYGGERIILGADFKDGNIAVSGWQEQSQLELFAFLADYVAKGVQYTISTDVSKDGLLQGSAIDTYQRIREELPELKLIASGGVTTMPELERLREIGCFGAIIGKAIYENKISLKDLMAFNN; the protein is encoded by the coding sequence ATGCTAATCATTCCCGCAATAGACATCATTGACGGCAAATGTGTACGCCTCACCCAAGGTGATTATGCCCAAAAAACGGTGTACAACGAAGACCCGCTGGAGGTTGCCAAACAGTTTGAGGATGCAGGCCTGCATCGCCTCCACCTTGTAGATTTGGATGGTGCCAAAGCCAAACGCATCATCAACCACCGGGTGTTGGAGCGCATTGCCAGTGCCACCAGCCTGGTCATCGACTTTGGCGGTGGACTCAAATCCCACGACGACCTGCGCATTGCCTTTGAATCGGGTGCGCAACAGGTCACCGGAGGAACAGTAGCGGTTAAAGAGCCGGAACTGTTTATGGATTGGCTCAAGGTGTATGGCGGCGAGCGCATCATTCTCGGTGCCGATTTTAAGGATGGCAACATCGCAGTGAGTGGCTGGCAGGAGCAAAGCCAATTGGAGTTGTTTGCCTTTTTGGCCGATTACGTGGCCAAAGGCGTGCAGTACACCATTTCTACCGATGTGTCCAAAGACGGCCTTTTGCAAGGCAGTGCCATTGATACTTACCAACGCATTCGGGAAGAACTGCCCGAATTGAAACTCATTGCCAGCGGTGGGGTGACAACGATGCCGGAATTGGAACGTTTGCGCGAAATTGGCTGCTTCGGCGCCATCATCGGCAAGGCGATCTACGAAAACAAAATCAGTTTGAAAGATTTAATGGCTTTTAATAACTAA
- the hisF gene encoding imidazole glycerol phosphate synthase subunit HisF, with product MLAKRIIPCLDIKDGRTVKGINFVNLRDAGDPVELGAAYSEKGADELVFLDITATHEKRKTMSELARSIARHLNIPFTIGGGITSIEDADAMLAAGADKVSINSAAVRRPELIDELALNFGNQFVVLAVDARQIDGEWIVHLNGGRIATEIRLFDWVKEAESRGAGEILFTSMDHDGTKAGFALEATAHISELLSIPVIASGGAGNMEHFYDVFTTGKADAGLAASIFHFNEIGIGDLKGYLGERGVVVRR from the coding sequence ATGCTGGCTAAACGCATCATCCCCTGCCTCGACATCAAAGACGGACGCACCGTCAAAGGCATCAATTTTGTCAACCTGCGTGACGCTGGTGATCCGGTTGAACTGGGCGCAGCTTACAGTGAAAAAGGTGCCGACGAACTGGTTTTCCTCGACATCACCGCCACCCACGAAAAGCGCAAAACCATGTCGGAACTGGCGCGCTCCATTGCCCGACACCTGAATATTCCCTTTACCATCGGTGGAGGCATCACCTCCATCGAAGACGCCGACGCCATGCTCGCGGCTGGCGCGGATAAAGTGTCGATCAATTCAGCGGCAGTACGCCGCCCAGAGTTGATTGATGAACTGGCCTTGAATTTTGGCAATCAATTCGTCGTATTGGCCGTAGACGCGCGCCAAATTGACGGCGAGTGGATTGTACACCTCAACGGCGGGCGGATCGCTACCGAAATCCGCCTGTTCGATTGGGTCAAAGAAGCCGAATCGCGGGGTGCAGGTGAAATCCTGTTCACCTCCATGGACCACGACGGCACCAAGGCGGGTTTTGCCCTGGAGGCAACCGCACACATTTCCGAACTTTTGTCCATTCCAGTGATCGCATCTGGTGGCGCAGGCAATATGGAGCACTTTTACGACGTGTTCACCACTGGAAAAGCGGACGCGGGTTTGGCGGCGAGTATTTTCCACTTCAATGAAATTGGGATAGGGGATTTGAAAGGGTATTTGGGAGAAAGGGGAGTGGTGGTGCGGAGGTAG
- a CDS encoding TolC family protein, with amino-acid sequence MRTPRSPQKSGIIRLFLFPLLLLPLIGLYSQSNPLDAYIQEAINNSHALKEKQFVLERNLFALEEAKRLYYPTVNFNASYTLAAGGRRLEFPIGDLLNPVYSTLNEMTNTNNFPQVDNVNELLAPNNFYDVKVRAQQPIVNAEIKLNRSIKTAQVSLQEIDMQVYRRELAKNVKLAYYQYLQAREAVLIYQNATQLLQESKRVNESLVRNDKAVPSVISRANSEIAAVEAQAVEARNQQRNAAAYFNHLLGRSLDQSITIDTIQILQGGDRILVSEQEGRPFIFENREEIAQLNKAQEINRLLVNLEETYRKPKIGAQLDVGSQAFGLEVGPYALLGVSLEIPLWTANRNKLQVQQAASNVSALNEQIAQVKDQIQLQIRIAQNAVQAEQEILQSYNTQQDAARQYYRDTFRRYKEGVANYIELLDARTQITNLDVRRSIAYYNVLMRRAELERALAAYPIK; translated from the coding sequence ATGCGAACACCAAGATCCCCACAAAAAAGTGGAATCATCCGACTGTTTTTATTCCCACTTTTATTGCTTCCGCTGATAGGACTATACAGCCAATCCAACCCATTGGACGCCTACATTCAGGAGGCCATCAACAATAGCCACGCCCTGAAAGAAAAACAGTTTGTGCTGGAGCGCAATCTCTTCGCGCTGGAAGAAGCCAAACGTTTGTACTATCCCACCGTCAACTTCAATGCCAGTTATACCCTCGCTGCTGGTGGTCGTCGCCTGGAGTTTCCCATTGGCGATTTGTTGAACCCCGTATATTCCACCCTCAACGAAATGACCAACACCAATAACTTTCCACAGGTGGATAACGTCAATGAGTTGCTGGCACCGAATAATTTTTACGACGTCAAAGTTCGGGCGCAACAACCCATCGTCAATGCAGAGATCAAACTCAATCGCAGCATCAAAACCGCGCAGGTATCGCTGCAAGAGATCGACATGCAGGTGTACCGCCGCGAGTTGGCCAAAAATGTAAAATTGGCCTATTACCAATACCTCCAGGCTCGGGAAGCGGTACTGATTTACCAAAATGCCACCCAATTGCTGCAAGAAAGCAAACGGGTGAACGAAAGCCTGGTGCGCAACGACAAAGCTGTGCCTAGCGTCATCTCCCGCGCCAATTCAGAAATTGCTGCGGTGGAAGCCCAGGCCGTGGAGGCACGAAACCAACAGCGCAATGCAGCGGCTTATTTCAACCACCTGCTGGGCCGCAGCCTGGATCAAAGCATAACTATTGATACCATCCAAATACTTCAGGGGGGCGACCGTATTTTAGTGAGCGAACAGGAAGGTCGCCCCTTTATTTTTGAAAATCGCGAAGAAATTGCCCAATTGAACAAGGCCCAAGAAATCAATCGCCTGCTGGTCAATTTGGAAGAGACCTACCGCAAACCCAAAATTGGCGCACAACTCGATGTGGGTTCCCAAGCCTTTGGACTGGAGGTAGGGCCTTATGCCTTGCTGGGCGTGTCGCTGGAAATCCCGCTGTGGACGGCCAACCGCAACAAGTTACAAGTGCAACAAGCGGCCTCCAACGTCAGCGCCCTCAATGAGCAAATTGCCCAGGTCAAAGACCAGATTCAATTGCAAATCCGCATTGCCCAGAATGCGGTACAGGCCGAGCAGGAGATTTTACAAAGTTACAACACCCAGCAAGATGCCGCCCGCCAGTATTACCGCGATACATTCCGCCGCTACAAAGAAGGGGTGGCCAATTACATCGAACTACTCGACGCCCGTACCCAAATCACCAATCTCGATGTACGGCGTTCGATTGCCTACTACAATGTGCTGATGCGTCGTGCTGAACTGGAACGTGCTTTGGCGGCTTACCCAATCAAATAA
- a CDS encoding efflux RND transporter periplasmic adaptor subunit, with the protein MKMHHLILGLVLLMFTACGKKEKSSEETKSTPDQSIPVRVVSISSEVVSIPVQVSGIVSASNEARPAFKTGGVIARILVEEGTHVRKGQLLATLNLTEINAQVQQAAEAVAKSKRDLSRAKNLYADSVATLEQVQDATTGLSVAEQSFQIAQYNQSYSEIRSPISGKVVKKLMNQGEVVGPGTPVFYILGDGQADWVIKSGLVDRDWARLRLGDRAEVHLDAYPDRTFVAKVSQLADVGNPQSGTFDAEFAFTGSMPRLAVGLIGSLNIYPKEDAAHPIVPIDALVESNGNSAVVYVLQTDNTVKRTAVRVGQIFENKAIISSGLSADSKVVTSGAPYLEDGSRVKVIN; encoded by the coding sequence ATGAAAATGCACCACCTTATCCTTGGGCTTGTCCTCCTGATGTTTACAGCCTGTGGTAAAAAAGAAAAATCTTCGGAAGAGACCAAGTCTACACCAGACCAGTCCATTCCGGTCAGAGTAGTGAGCATCAGCAGCGAAGTGGTTTCCATTCCGGTGCAGGTATCCGGGATCGTTTCCGCTTCCAATGAAGCGCGGCCCGCCTTCAAAACCGGAGGCGTCATTGCCCGTATTCTGGTGGAAGAAGGCACCCATGTCCGCAAAGGGCAGTTGTTGGCCACCCTGAATCTCACCGAAATTAACGCCCAAGTGCAGCAAGCTGCGGAGGCAGTAGCCAAATCCAAACGCGACCTCAGCCGAGCCAAAAACCTGTACGCCGATAGTGTGGCCACCCTGGAACAGGTACAAGACGCTACCACGGGTTTGAGCGTTGCAGAGCAAAGTTTCCAAATTGCCCAGTACAACCAGAGTTATTCCGAGATTCGCTCGCCGATCAGTGGGAAAGTGGTTAAAAAACTGATGAACCAGGGTGAAGTGGTTGGCCCCGGCACTCCGGTGTTTTACATCCTGGGTGATGGCCAGGCCGATTGGGTGATCAAAAGTGGTCTGGTGGATCGCGATTGGGCTCGCCTCCGACTGGGCGACCGTGCGGAAGTTCACCTGGATGCTTATCCCGATCGCACTTTTGTCGCCAAAGTGAGCCAACTGGCTGATGTTGGCAATCCCCAAAGTGGTACGTTTGATGCCGAATTTGCCTTTACGGGCAGCATGCCCCGTTTGGCCGTAGGTCTGATTGGTTCGCTCAATATTTACCCCAAAGAAGATGCCGCTCACCCGATTGTACCCATCGATGCTCTGGTAGAAAGCAATGGCAACTCCGCCGTAGTCTACGTCTTGCAAACGGACAATACCGTTAAGCGAACAGCAGTACGGGTGGGCCAGATTTTTGAAAACAAAGCCATCATTTCCTCCGGTTTGAGCGCCGATAGTAAAGTTGTTACTTCGGGTGCGCCGTATTTGGAGGATGGTAGCAGGGTAAAAGTAATAAATTAG
- a CDS encoding efflux RND transporter permease subunit, which translates to MKIAEFSVKNYQFTIIIFVMVLLLGLSALFNMPRGEDPPFGAPIFVVLAVYPGASPEDVEELLADPIEDALSELEDIKKINTDCDDGLMKLQLEFTFGVDVDAKNNDVIREINRLRGTLPEDLLLLDVIRASSSDVAILQTAITSPTAPYAEMKAVAEKLQKRLEKIRDLKEVEIQAYPERKIDVEINLEKMAQNRLGLNQVLGSIQANNVNIPGGSIDLGAKKFNIETTSSLENLSDLRNTVVQSTAEGRIVYLRDIANVQYGEADVDHLARFNGVRAIWVITKLKDRKNIIQADAKIKPVLAEFTQELPANMKLENGFDQAVNVEHRLGGLGRDFAIAVFLVMLTLVPLGWRASLVVMISIPLSLSIGLALLSAFGFTLNQLSIVGLVVSLGLLVDDSIVIVENIERFLRMGYNRKDAAILATKQIGVAVIGCTATLILAFLPLAFLPEGSGEFIRSLPMAVMLTVIASLFVAITIIPFLSSLLLRQHEQSEGNFFMRAFKRYLNDPYRVVLLWGFRHPFLTLLFTALIFGASLLLVPSIGFSLFPASEKPMFNVDIETPLGSSLAETDRIAHKVEAELWRHPQTRTVSTNVGKGNPRVYYNEFQRNQASNYAQLFVQVEREMQVPEIVALTDSLRLVFNDYPGAKIQVRRFQQGTPQEAPIEMRILGDNLDTLRKLAFAVEKMVKSTEGTVYVTNPLQTQKTDLKVIINREKAGLLGIPIAEVARTIRMGIAGLEVSEFRTKEGEEYAIKVSVARTEEEALEVFSRMYITSLSGALIPLNQIAKLELGASSSQLRHFNKERYVAIKSFVETGYNTAKLTDEILEKMAQYPFPKGYTYMAGGERESAEESFGGIGTIIIISVFGLLGILVLEFRTFKSTIIVLSVIPLGIIGALVILWLTGETLSFVATIGMIALVGIEIKNSILLVDYTNQLREQGMPLEQAITEGAETRFLPILLTTITAIGGLIPLVLENSPLISPLAWVLIGGLISSTLLSRIVTPLLYKLLPPQVTVKNTEEGFEVLPELAV; encoded by the coding sequence ATGAAAATAGCCGAATTTTCCGTCAAAAATTACCAGTTTACCATCATCATCTTTGTGATGGTACTGTTGTTGGGACTCAGTGCCCTGTTCAATATGCCGAGGGGGGAAGACCCACCTTTTGGAGCGCCCATCTTTGTGGTGTTGGCCGTATATCCTGGTGCCAGCCCGGAGGATGTAGAAGAGTTGCTGGCAGATCCGATTGAGGACGCCCTGTCGGAGTTGGAAGACATCAAAAAAATCAACACCGATTGTGATGATGGCCTGATGAAACTTCAACTGGAGTTTACCTTTGGCGTGGATGTTGATGCCAAAAACAACGACGTCATTCGGGAAATAAACCGGCTGCGCGGCACCTTGCCTGAGGACTTGTTGTTACTGGATGTCATCCGTGCTTCGTCTTCAGATGTAGCCATTTTGCAAACCGCCATTACTTCGCCTACGGCACCTTATGCCGAAATGAAAGCGGTTGCGGAGAAATTGCAAAAGCGTTTGGAAAAAATACGTGACCTCAAAGAGGTGGAGATCCAGGCTTATCCCGAACGCAAAATAGACGTAGAAATCAATCTGGAAAAAATGGCCCAAAACCGTCTGGGACTCAACCAGGTGCTCGGCTCCATTCAGGCAAACAACGTCAATATCCCCGGAGGCAGCATTGATTTGGGCGCAAAAAAATTCAACATCGAAACCACCAGTAGCCTCGAAAATTTGAGCGACTTGCGCAACACCGTGGTACAAAGCACCGCCGAAGGGCGAATCGTTTATCTGCGCGACATTGCCAATGTTCAATACGGTGAAGCTGACGTAGATCACCTGGCACGCTTCAATGGCGTAAGGGCCATCTGGGTCATCACGAAATTAAAAGACCGCAAAAATATCATCCAGGCCGATGCCAAGATCAAACCCGTTCTGGCGGAATTCACCCAGGAGTTGCCAGCCAACATGAAACTGGAAAATGGCTTTGATCAGGCCGTCAATGTAGAACATCGCCTGGGGGGGTTGGGTCGTGATTTTGCCATCGCCGTATTTTTAGTGATGCTGACCCTGGTACCGCTGGGTTGGCGGGCTTCACTGGTGGTGATGATTTCGATCCCTTTATCCTTATCTATCGGCCTGGCCTTGTTGAGTGCATTTGGGTTTACACTCAACCAGTTGAGCATCGTCGGTTTGGTGGTCTCGCTGGGTTTGTTGGTAGACGACAGCATTGTGATTGTGGAAAACATCGAGCGCTTCCTGCGCATGGGTTACAACCGCAAGGATGCCGCGATTTTGGCCACCAAACAAATTGGCGTGGCGGTCATCGGTTGTACCGCAACCTTGATTTTGGCCTTTTTGCCCCTGGCTTTTTTGCCCGAAGGTTCAGGCGAATTCATCCGCAGTTTACCGATGGCGGTCATGCTGACCGTGATTGCCTCCTTGTTTGTGGCCATTACCATCATCCCGTTTTTGTCGAGTTTGTTGTTGCGCCAGCACGAGCAATCGGAAGGCAACTTCTTCATGCGTGCCTTCAAACGTTACCTCAATGATCCGTATCGGGTCGTTTTGTTGTGGGGATTCCGGCATCCATTTTTGACCCTGTTGTTTACGGCGCTGATTTTTGGAGCCAGTTTGCTGTTGGTGCCCAGCATTGGGTTTAGTTTGTTTCCAGCTTCGGAAAAACCCATGTTTAATGTAGACATCGAAACGCCCCTGGGTTCCAGTTTGGCCGAAACCGACCGGATTGCGCACAAAGTGGAAGCCGAATTGTGGCGCCACCCCCAAACGCGTACGGTGAGTACCAACGTAGGTAAGGGCAACCCACGGGTGTATTACAACGAATTCCAGCGCAACCAGGCTTCGAATTATGCCCAGCTATTTGTGCAGGTAGAACGCGAAATGCAGGTGCCCGAAATCGTGGCGCTTACTGATAGTTTGCGCCTCGTGTTCAACGATTATCCCGGGGCTAAAATCCAGGTGCGTCGGTTTCAGCAAGGTACGCCGCAGGAAGCTCCAATTGAAATGCGCATCCTGGGCGATAATCTGGACACGCTCCGCAAACTGGCTTTTGCTGTAGAAAAAATGGTCAAAAGCACGGAGGGTACTGTATACGTGACCAACCCGTTGCAAACCCAAAAAACCGACCTCAAGGTCATCATCAACCGGGAAAAAGCGGGCTTACTGGGCATTCCGATTGCTGAGGTAGCGCGTACCATTCGCATGGGCATCGCGGGGCTGGAAGTCAGTGAATTCAGAACCAAAGAAGGTGAAGAATACGCCATCAAAGTATCGGTAGCGCGTACGGAAGAAGAAGCGCTGGAGGTTTTTTCCCGCATGTACATTACGTCGCTGAGTGGGGCATTGATCCCGCTCAATCAAATTGCCAAACTGGAACTGGGGGCTTCCTCCTCACAGTTGCGGCACTTCAACAAGGAACGCTACGTGGCGATCAAAAGCTTCGTGGAAACCGGGTACAATACCGCCAAACTAACCGATGAAATTTTGGAAAAAATGGCGCAGTACCCTTTCCCCAAGGGCTATACCTACATGGCGGGTGGTGAACGGGAAAGTGCCGAAGAGTCTTTTGGGGGCATTGGCACCATCATCATCATCTCCGTTTTTGGCTTATTAGGCATTTTGGTTTTGGAGTTCCGCACCTTTAAAAGTACGATCATCGTACTCTCGGTGATTCCCTTGGGCATCATCGGCGCGCTGGTCATTTTGTGGTTGACGGGTGAAACCTTGTCTTTTGTGGCCACCATTGGCATGATTGCCCTAGTGGGTATCGAGATCAAAAACTCGATTCTGCTGGTGGATTACACCAATCAACTGCGCGAACAAGGCATGCCGCTGGAACAGGCCATTACTGAAGGTGCAGAGACGCGATTTTTGCCCATTTTGCTCACGACCATCACCGCCATTGGGGGCTTAATTCCACTAGTTTTGGAAAATTCACCACTGATTTCGCCCTTGGCCTGGGTATTGATTGGTGGCTTGATCAGCTCTACGCTGCTGAGTCGGATTGTGACGCCGCTGCTGTACAAGTTGTTGCCGCCGCAGGTGACGGTCAAAAATACTGAAGAGGGATTTGAAGTATTGCCAGAACTTGCAGTTTAA
- a CDS encoding tetratricopeptide repeat protein, producing MNNTEKIDRFLRDELPEEEKKAFEAELNQNADLAGELALQKDMEQFLRKQEKRTALKNQLGNIGPEFFQASAKPEPGRIVPLQRRQTLRWVIGLAAAIALLLIARFVFSPSLYDQFGQHPPLAMIEKSNTAQDNLAAMEAAFNQKDYTAALPLLQAYLREKPGDLQAELYLGICLLETGQYANARAVFTKISQTQSSFMDYGQWYLALSYLKEGDKVACRRVLQEVASESEFAQKAQDLLKRL from the coding sequence ATGAACAACACGGAAAAAATAGACCGTTTTTTACGGGACGAGCTCCCGGAAGAGGAAAAAAAAGCCTTCGAAGCCGAACTCAATCAAAATGCTGATTTAGCAGGGGAACTGGCTTTACAAAAAGACATGGAGCAATTTTTGCGTAAGCAGGAAAAACGAACTGCGCTGAAAAATCAACTTGGCAACATTGGGCCGGAGTTTTTTCAGGCTTCCGCCAAACCCGAACCTGGCCGCATCGTCCCACTCCAGCGTCGCCAAACCCTGCGTTGGGTCATTGGATTGGCCGCAGCCATTGCGCTGTTGCTGATTGCCCGCTTTGTGTTTAGCCCATCCTTGTACGATCAATTTGGGCAACATCCCCCCCTGGCGATGATTGAAAAATCCAATACTGCGCAAGACAATCTTGCGGCCATGGAAGCAGCTTTCAACCAAAAAGACTATACCGCAGCCCTTCCGCTTTTGCAGGCTTATCTGCGCGAAAAACCGGGTGATTTACAAGCAGAATTGTACCTGGGCATTTGTTTGCTCGAAACCGGGCAGTACGCCAACGCGCGGGCTGTTTTCACCAAAATCAGCCAAACTCAGTCCAGTTTTATGGATTACGGGCAATGGTACCTGGCTTTGAGTTATCTTAAAGAGGGGGATAAGGTAGCTTGTCGGCGGGTTTTGCAGGAGGTGGCATCCGAGTCGGAGTTTGCACAAAAAGCACAAGACCTGTTGAAGCGACTGTAA
- a CDS encoding RNA polymerase sigma factor, with amino-acid sequence MSDENHLHDLCAGDTQRIRSIYQQYAGQIQRWVVDNNGSAADAQDLFQDGLIAIYDRYCSSDFQLSSSFGALLFGICKRKWFDRLKEKNRETVVRKIEEERYNDDHDPSMESEAAFQELQKQETLTKTFALLSAQCQQLLTLLGQGVAAEQIALQLSIANANAVYQSKHRCMGRWKELFSSVLKS; translated from the coding sequence ATGAGCGACGAAAATCATCTCCACGACTTGTGTGCGGGCGACACCCAACGGATTCGCTCCATTTACCAGCAGTACGCCGGGCAAATTCAACGTTGGGTAGTAGACAACAATGGCTCTGCTGCCGATGCCCAGGATTTGTTCCAGGATGGGTTGATTGCCATCTACGACCGGTATTGTAGCAGCGATTTCCAGCTCAGTAGTTCGTTTGGAGCGTTGCTCTTTGGCATCTGTAAACGCAAGTGGTTTGACCGCTTGAAAGAAAAAAATCGCGAAACGGTAGTAAGAAAAATCGAGGAAGAGAGATATAATGATGATCACGACCCCAGTATGGAGTCAGAAGCTGCCTTCCAGGAACTGCAAAAACAGGAAACCCTGACGAAAACTTTCGCTTTGTTATCAGCACAATGCCAACAATTGTTGACGCTTTTGGGTCAAGGTGTAGCGGCAGAGCAAATTGCACTCCAGTTGAGCATTGCCAATGCCAACGCGGTATACCAAAGCAAACACCGCTGCATGGGTCGCTGGAAGGAGCTTTTTTCTAGTGTTTTAAAAAGTTGA